Proteins co-encoded in one Ruegeria pomeroyi DSS-3 genomic window:
- a CDS encoding GMC family oxidoreductase, with translation MTFDYVIVGGGSAGSALAARLSEDPGRTVCLIEAGGRGDSLLIRAPAAVVAMLPGRPRINNWAYETVPQPGLNGRRGYQPRGKALGGSSAINAMLYVRGHRRDYDEWAELGCDGWSWDEVLPYFRKSENNQRGADPMHGGSGPLQVSDQQSPRPISRAFVEAGAAMQIRQSDDFNTGDNEGIGLYQVTQFHKPGHQGERCSAALAYLYPVMGRPNLTVITRAHAKQVLFEGKRAIGVRYRKAGQSHTARAACEVILCGGAFNSPQMLQLSGVGRPEDIAPHGIAMVHELPGVGQNLQDHLDFTLAYKSRDTDNFGLGLAGAVNLLRHARAWRRDGSGMIATPFAEGGAFFKTDPGLERPDIQLHFVISIVDDHARKLHMGYGFSCHVCVLRPGSRGTVSLASADPLAAPVIDPQFLSDPADLSALMKGVRKTREMMRSQPLSGYIHKELFIDGEPDDAGLEQHIRARADTIYHPVGTCRMGRDEMAVVDPQLRVHGVEGLRVVDASVMPRLIGGNTNAPTIMIAEKAADMIRAAAQA, from the coding sequence ATGACATTCGACTATGTGATCGTCGGCGGTGGCTCGGCAGGATCGGCGCTGGCTGCGCGGCTGAGCGAGGATCCGGGCCGAACCGTCTGCCTGATCGAGGCCGGAGGGCGCGGCGACAGCCTGCTGATACGGGCGCCCGCGGCGGTGGTGGCAATGTTGCCAGGCAGGCCGCGTATCAACAACTGGGCCTATGAAACGGTGCCGCAACCGGGGTTGAACGGGCGCCGTGGTTACCAGCCTCGCGGCAAGGCCTTGGGTGGATCCAGCGCGATCAACGCCATGCTTTATGTGCGCGGTCATCGCCGGGATTACGATGAATGGGCGGAACTGGGCTGCGATGGCTGGTCCTGGGACGAGGTGCTGCCCTATTTCCGCAAATCCGAAAACAACCAGCGCGGCGCCGATCCCATGCATGGCGGCTCCGGTCCGCTGCAGGTGTCCGACCAGCAAAGCCCGCGCCCGATTTCGCGCGCTTTTGTCGAGGCGGGGGCCGCGATGCAAATCCGGCAAAGCGACGATTTCAACACCGGCGATAACGAAGGGATCGGCCTGTATCAGGTGACCCAGTTCCACAAACCCGGCCATCAGGGAGAGCGTTGCTCGGCGGCGCTTGCCTATCTCTACCCGGTGATGGGGCGGCCCAACCTGACCGTGATCACGCGGGCGCATGCGAAACAGGTGCTGTTTGAGGGCAAGCGCGCCATTGGCGTGCGCTATCGCAAGGCCGGGCAAAGCCACACTGCCCGCGCCGCGTGCGAGGTGATCCTGTGCGGCGGCGCCTTCAACTCGCCTCAGATGCTGCAGTTGTCGGGCGTCGGTCGGCCCGAGGATATCGCCCCTCACGGGATCGCGATGGTGCACGAGCTGCCCGGGGTGGGGCAAAACCTTCAGGACCATCTGGATTTCACCCTTGCCTACAAGTCCCGCGATACCGACAATTTCGGCTTGGGGCTTGCCGGGGCGGTGAACCTGTTGCGCCATGCCCGGGCCTGGCGGCGGGACGGATCGGGTATGATCGCGACTCCCTTTGCCGAGGGGGGCGCCTTCTTCAAGACCGACCCAGGCCTGGAGCGACCTGACATTCAGCTGCATTTCGTGATCTCCATCGTCGACGATCACGCCCGCAAGCTGCATATGGGATATGGGTTCAGCTGCCATGTCTGCGTTCTGCGGCCCGGATCGCGCGGAACGGTCTCGCTGGCCTCGGCCGATCCATTGGCAGCGCCGGTCATCGACCCTCAGTTTCTGTCCGATCCCGCCGATCTGAGCGCGCTGATGAAAGGGGTGCGCAAGACCCGCGAAATGATGCGGTCACAACCGCTGTCCGGCTATATCCACAAAGAGCTGTTCATCGACGGTGAGCCGGATGATGCCGGTCTGGAGCAGCATATCCGCGCCCGCGCCGACACCATCTATCACCCGGTGGGCACCTGCCGCATGGGTCGCGACGAGATGGCGGTGGTCGATCCGCAATTGCGGGTGCACGGGGTCGAGGGGCTGCGCGTTGTCGACGCCTCGGTCATGCCGCGGCTGATCGGGGGGAACACCAACGCCCCGACGATCATGATCGCGGAGAAGGCCGCCGACATGATCCGAGCGGCCGCGCAGGCGTGA